A stretch of the Martelella sp. NC20 genome encodes the following:
- a CDS encoding reverse transcriptase domain-containing protein yields MPDGSLVARERGTPQGGVISPLLANLFLHYAFDMWMCRNFPDIPFERYADDAICHCRSERQAMALQEALEARCTDCGLTLHPEKTKIVYCKDESRRGPHPLYKFDFLGNTFRPGLVSKRAGGMGVAFSPAASSTALKAIRGTILRRWSLHLRSDKALDD; encoded by the coding sequence ATGCCGGACGGAAGTCTCGTCGCCAGAGAACGAGGAACGCCACAAGGCGGGGTGATCAGCCCCCTCTTGGCAAACCTCTTTCTTCACTATGCGTTTGACATGTGGATGTGTCGGAATTTCCCGGACATTCCGTTTGAGCGCTATGCTGATGACGCGATCTGTCACTGTAGAAGTGAGAGGCAAGCGATGGCGCTTCAGGAAGCTTTGGAGGCTCGTTGTACTGACTGTGGGCTGACGCTTCATCCTGAGAAGACCAAAATCGTCTACTGCAAGGATGAAAGTCGACGAGGTCCTCACCCGCTCTACAAGTTCGACTTTCTCGGCAACACTTTCCGGCCGGGTCTGGTGAGCAAGAGGGCCGGGGGCATGGGTGTTGCATTCAGTCCTGCGGCCAGTTCGACGGCGCTCAAGGCAATACGGGGCACCATCCTCCGTAGATGGTCCTTGCACCTTCGCAGTGACAAGGCTCTCGATGATTGA
- a CDS encoding GlcG/HbpS family heme-binding protein has translation MLATKTALTLEAARTIAAACDTEARSRGLRLVIAIVDDGGHLVLLHREDNAQVGSVEIATLKARTAVLFRRDTLDFQKVVEGEGRYALLCIPNGVPLDGGVLLRSGSEIIGAIGVSGASDEEDGDIGRIGAAALATASAID, from the coding sequence ATGCTCGCCACGAAAACCGCACTCACGCTTGAAGCCGCCAGAACCATAGCCGCCGCCTGCGACACGGAGGCCCGGAGCCGAGGCCTCAGGCTGGTGATCGCGATCGTCGATGATGGCGGCCATCTCGTGCTGCTGCATCGCGAGGACAATGCCCAGGTCGGCAGCGTCGAGATTGCAACCCTGAAGGCGCGCACTGCCGTACTCTTCAGGCGCGACACCCTCGATTTCCAGAAAGTCGTCGAGGGTGAAGGTCGCTATGCCTTGCTCTGCATACCCAACGGCGTTCCGCTTGACGGCGGCGTGCTGCTTCGCTCCGGTTCCGAGATCATCGGCGCCATCGGCGTTTCGGGGGCAAGCGACGAGGAGGACGGCGACATCGGCCGCATCGGCGCAGCCGCCCTGGCAACGGCATCCGCCATCGATTGA
- a CDS encoding hydroxypyruvate isomerase family protein produces the protein MPRFSANLGFLWPDRPLLERIDAAAAAGFRAVELHWPYDIPPQDVRDRCQALGLTLLGINTPPGDAGKGEFGRAALADCRQAFEADFEQALDWARLSGASAIHVMAGVVEPAQKDKARTVLVENVKKAAARAPDMMLLLEGINQRDKPGYFYSTIEEKADIIRQIGAPNVKIMFDAYHVGVAQGDIFTRLKTHLPLIAHVQIAAVPSRAEPDEGEVHYGNLISELDRLGYRGWIGCEYKPRAGTDEGLHWMQDLGARLY, from the coding sequence ATGCCCCGATTTTCCGCCAATCTCGGCTTTCTCTGGCCCGACCGTCCGCTGCTGGAACGCATCGATGCCGCCGCCGCTGCGGGTTTTCGCGCCGTCGAACTGCACTGGCCCTATGATATCCCGCCGCAGGACGTGCGCGACCGCTGCCAGGCCCTCGGTCTCACGCTGCTTGGCATCAACACGCCGCCCGGCGACGCCGGGAAGGGCGAGTTCGGGCGGGCAGCGCTCGCCGATTGCCGGCAGGCGTTCGAAGCCGATTTCGAACAGGCGCTCGACTGGGCAAGACTTTCCGGGGCATCCGCGATCCATGTCATGGCCGGCGTGGTCGAGCCGGCACAGAAGGATAAGGCGCGGACGGTATTGGTCGAGAACGTCAAGAAGGCCGCCGCCCGCGCACCGGACATGATGCTGCTTCTGGAGGGCATCAACCAGAGAGACAAGCCGGGCTATTTCTACTCCACAATCGAGGAAAAGGCGGACATCATCCGGCAAATCGGCGCCCCGAACGTGAAGATCATGTTCGATGCCTATCATGTCGGCGTCGCGCAGGGCGACATCTTCACGCGGCTGAAAACCCATCTGCCGCTCATCGCACATGTTCAGATCGCGGCCGTCCCGAGCCGCGCCGAACCCGATGAGGGCGAGGTCCACTATGGCAATCTCATCAGCGAACTCGATCGCCTTGGCTACCGCGGCTGGATCGGTTGCGAATACAAACCCCGCGCCGGAACGGACGAGGGCCTGCACTGGATGCAAGACCTGGGAGCCCGGCTTTATTGA
- the otnC gene encoding 3-oxo-tetronate 4-phosphate decarboxylase, with protein MTEEDVRADIVKWGRSLFERGLTAGSSGNISARIDGGYIATPTNSCLGFLQADRLSKLDIDGNHISGEKPTKELPLHFAFYQGRSCAAVVHLHSSYATALACLSDTDPADAIPPITPYVVMRVGTVPVVPYTRPGSAEVKARIAEIVADHSAALLENHGPIVCGASLDAAVFAIEELEEAAKLAIITRGMPVRHLAPSAIADLNATFRLR; from the coding sequence ATGACCGAAGAAGACGTTCGCGCGGACATCGTGAAATGGGGCCGCTCGCTTTTCGAGCGAGGCTTGACGGCCGGTTCATCCGGCAATATTTCCGCGCGCATCGACGGCGGCTACATCGCCACGCCGACGAATTCGTGCCTCGGCTTTCTTCAGGCCGATCGCCTTTCAAAGCTTGATATCGACGGGAACCATATTTCCGGCGAAAAGCCGACGAAGGAACTGCCGCTGCATTTCGCCTTCTACCAGGGGCGTTCATGCGCCGCCGTCGTCCATCTGCACTCCTCCTACGCGACCGCGCTTGCCTGTCTTTCGGATACGGATCCGGCCGACGCCATCCCACCGATCACGCCTTACGTGGTGATGCGCGTGGGCACCGTGCCCGTCGTGCCCTACACGCGGCCGGGTTCTGCGGAGGTAAAGGCGCGGATTGCCGAAATCGTCGCCGACCACAGCGCCGCACTTCTCGAGAACCACGGGCCGATCGTCTGCGGAGCGAGCCTCGACGCAGCGGTTTTCGCCATCGAGGAGTTGGAAGAGGCGGCAAAGCTTGCGATCATCACCCGTGGAATGCCGGTCAGGCATCTTGCGCCTTCGGCGATCGCCGATCTCAACGCGACATTCAGGCTGCGGTGA
- the otnK gene encoding 3-oxo-tetronate kinase codes for MLLGAIADDFTGASDLANTLAKGGMATLQFSGQFSGIASNAPACEAGVVALKTRSAPVSEAVSQSLATVRWLLDQGCEQIIFKYCSTFDSTQDGNIGPVAEALLDLLQTDVAVVCPAFPATGRRVFMGHLFVGDRLLCESGMQHHPLTPMTDPDIRRWLGYQTRGAVGGIALDTVRAGSASLAAAFAAERQAGRRLVVTDAISDDDLVTIGLAVAGHRLVTGASGIAQGLPQNFRARGKLADAAETLPPVTGPGVVLCGSCSTNSQQQVARYATANPSLAVDPRALAGGEISPEGVSAWVAEQGDNTPIVFSTAAPDAVAEAQRRFGREAIAGHIESFFAALARSLADAGIRRIVVGGGETSGAVVEALGLASMRVGREIDPGVPMLVGERNGPLGLALKSGNFGGPDFFTKALQELERP; via the coding sequence ATGCTGCTCGGCGCCATCGCGGATGATTTTACCGGTGCGAGCGATCTCGCCAACACGCTTGCCAAGGGCGGCATGGCGACCTTGCAATTTTCCGGGCAGTTTTCCGGCATCGCCTCCAACGCGCCCGCCTGCGAGGCCGGCGTCGTCGCGCTGAAGACCCGATCCGCGCCGGTTTCAGAGGCGGTATCGCAGTCTCTCGCGACCGTGCGCTGGCTGCTCGACCAGGGCTGCGAACAGATCATCTTCAAATATTGCTCGACCTTCGATTCCACGCAGGACGGCAATATCGGGCCGGTGGCGGAAGCTCTGCTCGACCTGCTGCAGACCGACGTCGCCGTCGTCTGCCCGGCGTTTCCGGCGACCGGCCGGCGGGTTTTCATGGGACATCTTTTTGTCGGAGACCGCCTGCTTTGCGAAAGCGGCATGCAGCATCACCCGCTGACGCCGATGACCGATCCCGATATCCGTCGCTGGCTCGGATACCAGACCAGGGGCGCCGTTGGCGGCATTGCCCTCGATACGGTGCGCGCCGGAAGCGCTTCGCTGGCTGCGGCATTCGCCGCCGAGAGACAGGCGGGCCGGCGCCTTGTCGTCACCGACGCCATCAGCGACGACGACCTCGTCACGATCGGTCTTGCCGTTGCCGGCCACAGGCTTGTCACCGGCGCGTCCGGCATTGCCCAGGGCCTTCCGCAAAACTTCAGGGCCAGGGGAAAGCTCGCCGACGCGGCGGAGACTTTGCCCCCGGTGACCGGTCCGGGCGTCGTGTTGTGCGGTTCCTGCTCAACCAATTCGCAGCAACAGGTCGCCCGCTATGCAACTGCCAATCCTTCCCTGGCCGTCGATCCCCGCGCGCTAGCAGGCGGCGAGATCTCGCCGGAGGGCGTTTCCGCATGGGTTGCCGAGCAGGGCGATAACACGCCGATCGTGTTCTCGACCGCCGCGCCGGACGCGGTTGCCGAAGCGCAACGGCGGTTCGGACGGGAGGCTATAGCGGGACACATCGAAAGCTTCTTCGCCGCACTCGCCCGAAGCCTTGCTGACGCCGGCATCCGCCGCATCGTCGTCGGCGGCGGAGAGACATCGGGGGCGGTGGTGGAAGCTCTGGGCCTTGCCAGCATGCGTGTCGGCCGCGAAATCGATCCCGGCGTGCCCATGCTCGTTGGCGAGAGAAACGGCCCGCTCGGCCTGGCGCTGAAGAGCGGCAATTTCGGCGGTCCCGACTTTTTCACGAAAGCCCTGCAGGAGCTTGAACGACCATGA
- the denD gene encoding D-erythronate dehydrogenase: MKILITGAAGMIGRKLVHALMRSGKVRGQPIRHLILADIIAPEAPDLDVEIETLATDLSQPGAAESLIAERPDLIFHLAAIVSGEAEADFEKGYRVNLDGTRALFEAIRLVGRERPYMPRVVFTSSIVVFGNPLPPVIGDSHCLTPLTSYGTQKAICELLLADYSRNGFFDGIGIRLPTISIRPGKPNKAASGFFSSILREPLIGEEAVLPVSETVRHWFASPRAAIGFLLHAAEIDTRPLGQLRTLTMPGLSATVGDQIEALRRVAGEQAVRLIRREPDRDIAAIISGWPQGFDARRAEALGFRGEASFEEIIRVHLEDELESRIAEHH, from the coding sequence ATGAAAATCCTCATTACCGGCGCGGCCGGAATGATCGGCCGCAAGCTGGTACACGCTCTGATGCGCTCCGGGAAAGTGCGCGGCCAGCCGATACGCCACCTGATCCTCGCCGATATCATTGCGCCGGAAGCGCCCGATCTCGACGTGGAGATCGAGACCCTGGCGACGGACCTTTCGCAGCCCGGCGCCGCTGAGAGCCTCATCGCTGAACGGCCTGATCTCATCTTTCACCTGGCAGCCATCGTGTCAGGCGAAGCGGAAGCCGACTTCGAGAAAGGCTATCGCGTCAATCTCGACGGAACGCGCGCCCTGTTCGAGGCCATTCGGCTTGTCGGCCGGGAACGGCCCTACATGCCGCGCGTCGTCTTCACCTCTTCGATCGTCGTCTTCGGCAATCCGCTGCCCCCTGTCATCGGCGACAGCCATTGCCTGACCCCGCTGACAAGCTACGGCACGCAGAAGGCCATCTGCGAACTGCTGCTCGCCGACTATTCGCGCAACGGCTTTTTCGACGGCATCGGAATCCGGTTGCCGACCATTTCGATCCGGCCCGGCAAGCCCAACAAGGCCGCCTCGGGGTTCTTTTCCTCGATCCTGCGGGAGCCGCTGATCGGAGAGGAAGCGGTCCTTCCCGTGAGCGAGACCGTTCGTCACTGGTTTGCAAGTCCGCGCGCGGCGATCGGGTTCCTGCTTCATGCGGCCGAAATCGATACCCGCCCGCTCGGCCAGCTGCGCACGCTGACCATGCCGGGCCTTTCGGCAACGGTCGGCGATCAGATCGAGGCGTTGCGCCGCGTCGCCGGTGAACAGGCGGTCCGGCTGATCCGCCGCGAGCCCGACAGGGACATCGCGGCCATCATCTCCGGCTGGCCGCAGGGCTTCGACGCCCGCCGCGCCGAGGCGCTCGGCTTCCGCGGCGAGGCATCGTTCGAGGAAATCATTCGGGTCCATCTCGAGGATGAACTCGAAAGCCGGATAGCGGAGCACCATTGA
- a CDS encoding FadR/GntR family transcriptional regulator, whose product MTNLPLSPLHEVIHKQTAKEMIRDKIVSMIASGILQRGDELPSERELSTMLAVSRETVRGAIQLLAGQGVVQVSQGARTRVARVDVKVSTQRIGVTDPSSINGYSLEAVHAARLLVETAVAADAARHLGPEDIQRLESSIAAQEQAINDPVRFLICDREFHLTIYYASTNRLLADFVVDLYTYMLDHRRIAMGQPGAIEKSLEDHRFIVRALKMHNPEAVAAAFSEHILRIHDTSRAVDESGIARAGSPANGAAVSHANDGK is encoded by the coding sequence ATGACCAACCTTCCGCTATCGCCTCTCCATGAGGTGATCCACAAGCAGACCGCCAAGGAAATGATCCGGGATAAGATCGTCTCGATGATCGCCTCCGGCATATTGCAGCGCGGCGATGAGTTGCCGAGCGAGCGGGAACTTTCCACGATGCTGGCGGTCAGCCGGGAAACGGTGCGCGGCGCGATACAGTTGCTCGCCGGCCAGGGCGTGGTTCAGGTCTCGCAGGGCGCGCGCACACGGGTCGCGCGCGTGGACGTCAAGGTCAGCACACAACGTATCGGCGTTACCGACCCCTCCTCGATCAACGGCTACAGCCTGGAAGCGGTGCACGCCGCGCGGCTATTGGTCGAAACGGCCGTGGCCGCGGACGCCGCGCGCCACCTGGGGCCGGAGGATATCCAGCGCCTCGAGTCCTCGATCGCAGCGCAGGAGCAGGCCATCAACGATCCGGTCCGCTTTCTGATCTGCGACAGGGAATTCCACCTGACGATCTACTACGCGTCAACGAACCGGCTGCTCGCCGACTTTGTGGTCGACCTCTACACCTATATGCTTGATCACCGCCGTATCGCCATGGGCCAGCCGGGCGCGATCGAGAAAAGCCTCGAAGATCACCGTTTCATCGTGCGGGCGCTGAAGATGCACAATCCCGAAGCGGTGGCGGCGGCGTTTTCCGAGCACATACTTCGCATTCACGACACATCGCGTGCCGTCGACGAAAGCGGCATCGCGCGGGCGGGCAGCCCCGCCAATGGCGCGGCGGTTTCGCACGCCAACGACGGAAAATAG
- a CDS encoding sugar ABC transporter ATP-binding protein → MVIGLEPARHDGAGAMNIAESGAAVGRGAGERRSVLVARGVTKSFPGVLALDNVDFDVRAGEVTALLGENGAGKSTLIKLMAGFYTPDRGEITVDGVALQADPAAAHRIGVATIHQDAHLVPAVSVAENIMLGRWPGRYGWLSRQKQKEKARAAVARVAPHLNITTPAGRLSPADQQLVEIARAISEDSKVLVMDEPTTSLSPPEIERLFRVVDDLRAHGLGIVFVSHWLEEVFAIADRVTVLRDGRLVATRPIDELDHQKVIHMMVGREVRQTEHKSRPIGDVVLKVSNLKREGVLDDISFEVRAGEIVGMSGLVGAGRSELAACIFGIDPYDEGSVEVSGRRVRPNKPKAAIDAGIGLVPEDRRRQALVGLMSVRNNMTLGMFDKISRHGFLSNALEDEIVGREMRGLAVKAPSSKVRVSTLSGGNQQKVVLGRWLAHKPKLLILDEPTKGIDVGAKSEISELILRLAESGMAILLISSELPEILSLSDRVLVMRSGRISASLTRAEITSETIMSYATTG, encoded by the coding sequence ATGGTTATTGGTCTGGAGCCGGCCCGGCATGACGGGGCCGGTGCGATGAATATTGCCGAGTCGGGCGCCGCGGTGGGCCGCGGAGCTGGCGAACGGCGTAGCGTCCTGGTGGCCCGGGGCGTGACCAAATCGTTTCCCGGCGTGCTTGCGCTCGACAATGTCGATTTCGATGTGCGTGCCGGCGAAGTGACCGCGCTTCTGGGCGAAAACGGAGCGGGCAAATCGACGCTCATCAAGCTCATGGCCGGCTTCTATACGCCAGATCGCGGCGAGATCACGGTAGACGGCGTCGCTCTGCAGGCCGATCCGGCCGCCGCGCACCGCATCGGCGTCGCCACGATCCATCAGGATGCCCATCTGGTTCCCGCGGTATCGGTCGCGGAAAACATCATGCTCGGCCGCTGGCCCGGCCGTTATGGCTGGCTCTCCAGGCAGAAGCAGAAGGAGAAGGCGCGCGCCGCGGTAGCCCGCGTCGCGCCGCATCTCAATATCACCACCCCGGCCGGCCGGCTGTCGCCTGCGGACCAGCAACTGGTGGAAATTGCCCGCGCCATTTCCGAGGATTCCAAGGTTCTGGTCATGGACGAGCCCACCACCTCTCTTTCCCCGCCTGAGATCGAGCGCCTGTTCCGCGTGGTCGACGATCTCAGGGCGCACGGCCTCGGCATCGTGTTCGTGTCGCACTGGCTCGAAGAAGTGTTCGCCATCGCCGACAGGGTCACGGTGCTTCGCGACGGCCGGCTGGTGGCGACCAGGCCGATAGACGAACTGGATCATCAAAAGGTCATCCACATGATGGTCGGCCGGGAGGTCCGCCAGACCGAACACAAGTCCCGCCCGATCGGCGACGTCGTCCTCAAGGTCAGCAATCTCAAGCGCGAAGGCGTTCTGGACGATATTTCATTCGAGGTCAGGGCCGGCGAGATCGTCGGCATGTCGGGACTCGTTGGCGCCGGGCGAAGCGAGCTTGCGGCCTGCATCTTCGGTATCGATCCCTATGACGAGGGCAGCGTCGAGGTCTCCGGCCGCCGGGTGCGCCCGAACAAACCCAAGGCGGCGATCGATGCCGGCATCGGCCTCGTGCCCGAGGATCGGCGACGCCAGGCCCTTGTGGGGCTGATGAGCGTGCGCAACAACATGACGCTCGGCATGTTCGACAAGATTTCCCGCCACGGTTTCCTGTCGAATGCCCTTGAGGATGAAATCGTCGGACGTGAGATGCGCGGCCTTGCAGTGAAGGCGCCATCCTCCAAGGTGCGCGTCTCGACACTGTCGGGCGGCAACCAGCAGAAGGTCGTGCTCGGCCGATGGCTGGCGCACAAACCGAAGCTTCTGATCCTCGATGAGCCGACCAAGGGTATCGATGTCGGCGCCAAATCGGAAATCAGCGAACTGATCCTCCGTCTGGCCGAAAGCGGAATGGCCATCCTGCTGATCAGTTCGGAATTGCCGGAAATCCTGTCGCTGTCGGACCGTGTGCTGGTGATGCGTTCGGGGCGGATCTCCGCCTCGCTCACCAGGGCGGAAATCACCAGCGAAACCATCATGAGCTATGCGACGACGGGTTGA
- a CDS encoding ABC transporter permease, with product MALENTPMSDIAPNGEGRISTWRGRISFIDMMQSVGLLAVILLGSAIMSVLSPVFATVRNIENVLQAATIIAVVAIGQTFVILVAGIDLSVASVLVLSSVLSVGLVEFQGFSPVVGVVVALGAGLGLGLLNGLAVTKLRIPALIATLATMTIGRGLAYIYSGGTNIAPVPSFFVELQAARIFGIPAVIVLTLALALIAQIVLSRTAFGRSVYATGGNPLAARLAGINTERVIVIAFMISGLMSAIAGLLITARFEAGAATAAQGLELAVIAAVVIGGVSLFGGEGNMGSMLLGVLLLGLVQNAVNLLNVPPNWDSVVSGLVIAAAAALDVYRRNYLEAGMRRKIIASKSS from the coding sequence ATGGCACTGGAGAACACACCGATGAGCGATATTGCCCCGAACGGCGAGGGCAGGATTTCCACCTGGCGCGGACGCATATCCTTCATCGATATGATGCAGAGTGTGGGACTGCTTGCCGTGATCCTGCTCGGCAGCGCCATCATGAGCGTTCTGAGCCCGGTCTTCGCCACCGTACGCAATATCGAGAACGTGTTGCAGGCGGCAACGATCATCGCCGTCGTCGCGATCGGCCAGACCTTCGTTATCCTGGTGGCCGGTATCGACCTCTCGGTCGCCTCCGTACTGGTGCTGTCATCGGTGCTGTCGGTGGGGCTGGTTGAATTCCAGGGCTTCTCGCCGGTGGTCGGCGTCGTTGTGGCGCTCGGGGCGGGTCTCGGTCTCGGGCTTTTGAACGGCCTTGCCGTAACCAAGCTGCGCATCCCGGCGTTGATCGCGACGCTTGCAACCATGACCATCGGTCGCGGCCTTGCCTATATCTATTCCGGAGGCACGAATATCGCCCCCGTTCCGTCCTTCTTCGTCGAACTCCAGGCCGCGCGCATCTTCGGCATACCGGCGGTCATCGTCCTGACGCTGGCGCTGGCGCTCATCGCCCAGATCGTGCTTTCGCGAACGGCCTTCGGTCGCTCGGTCTATGCGACCGGTGGAAATCCGCTTGCCGCGCGGCTGGCCGGTATCAACACCGAGCGCGTCATCGTCATCGCCTTCATGATTTCGGGCCTGATGTCGGCGATTGCGGGGCTGCTCATTACGGCCCGGTTCGAGGCGGGGGCCGCCACGGCGGCCCAGGGGCTGGAGCTTGCCGTCATCGCGGCGGTGGTGATCGGCGGGGTCAGCCTGTTCGGCGGCGAGGGGAATATGGGAAGCATGCTGCTCGGCGTGCTGCTGCTCGGGCTGGTCCAGAACGCGGTCAACCTGCTCAACGTTCCGCCGAACTGGGATTCGGTCGTCTCGGGGCTGGTGATCGCCGCCGCCGCCGCGCTCGATGTCTATCGCCGAAACTATCTGGAGGCGGGCATGCGCAGGAAAATCATCGCAAGCAAGTCGTCCTAG
- a CDS encoding sugar ABC transporter substrate-binding protein, with amino-acid sequence MMDKKTGMPTKRRTVLQFAAGAAMLLTSAIALPGHAQAEDSALKGKNLAYIAFGLQYEYQVTLVDHIKKLAAEKGMKISVYDGKGDPSAQTTQLLDVLSKQPDIILLNPVDAKLLQGGVRKANQADIPLFMLENLPPEGEWVAYNTFDDVAGGRAAADAVAELTGGKGRVLEVRGAIGSGQSEKRYQGFHEQMAEKYPDITIETLKAEWTADNAHTLTVDAFTRDPNVAAIWAHNDEMIRGVVSALRQIDRLKPQGEEGAIPVIGFDGTPLGLERIREGTQTADVGQNPFSMGSSIVEQMENHFSGKPVQETTLIQPVMIWKDNVDSPENWGNMVKG; translated from the coding sequence ATGATGGACAAGAAGACCGGAATGCCAACGAAACGCCGCACGGTTTTGCAGTTCGCTGCGGGCGCGGCCATGCTGCTGACAAGCGCTATTGCCCTGCCAGGGCATGCGCAGGCCGAGGATAGCGCGCTCAAGGGCAAGAACCTCGCCTATATCGCGTTCGGCCTGCAATACGAGTACCAGGTGACGCTGGTCGATCACATCAAGAAGCTCGCCGCCGAAAAGGGAATGAAAATTTCCGTCTATGACGGCAAGGGCGACCCGTCCGCCCAGACCACACAGTTGCTGGACGTACTCTCCAAGCAGCCGGACATCATCCTGCTCAATCCGGTTGACGCGAAACTGCTGCAGGGCGGCGTGCGCAAGGCCAATCAGGCCGACATTCCGCTGTTCATGCTCGAAAACCTGCCGCCCGAAGGCGAATGGGTTGCCTACAATACCTTTGACGACGTCGCCGGCGGCCGGGCTGCGGCCGATGCCGTTGCAGAGCTGACGGGCGGAAAGGGGCGTGTCCTCGAGGTCCGCGGCGCGATCGGCTCCGGGCAATCCGAGAAGCGTTACCAGGGTTTTCATGAGCAGATGGCGGAGAAATATCCGGACATCACGATCGAAACGCTGAAGGCGGAATGGACGGCGGACAATGCCCATACGCTGACGGTCGATGCCTTTACCCGCGATCCGAACGTCGCCGCCATCTGGGCGCATAACGACGAAATGATCCGCGGCGTGGTTTCGGCGCTGCGTCAGATCGACCGGCTGAAGCCGCAAGGCGAGGAAGGCGCCATTCCGGTAATCGGATTCGACGGCACCCCGCTTGGCCTCGAGCGCATCCGCGAGGGAACGCAGACCGCCGATGTCGGACAGAATCCGTTCTCCATGGGCTCATCCATCGTCGAGCAGATGGAGAATCATTTCAGCGGCAAGCCGGTGCAGGAGACCACGCTGATCCAGCCGGTGATGATCTGGAAGGACAATGTCGACAGTCCCGAAAACTGGGGCAACATGGTCAAGGGCTGA
- a CDS encoding LVIVD repeat-containing protein, producing MTRDIMKPDHARNMRLVGHSDQGGRRDGIQVMVEDGFAYIGHLFSRGFSVVDVRDPANPKPAGYVQAPENTWNVHLQAADGLLLVIHGKDVFADAAFADEASYYKAAAGTALGTAEPKKGRDWDAGLAVYDIATEPGRPRRIGFMPVSGGIHRIWWVGGKWAYVSALLDGYTDFIFMTVDMSDPENPREAGRYALPGMHKAGGETPAWSPNAKFGLHHAIVDGDIAWGAWRDAGLVVMDVADRTQPRLIRHTNWSPPFQGGTHNCLPISGRDLLVVVDEAVLDDFEDGLKNIWIFDVANPENPVPIATMPPPSDQDYTHKGAHYGPHNVHENRPGSFQSSSLIFSTWQNAGVRVYDISNAYQPKEVGALVPPAPEGLMDKRPGKKPIIQSCDIFVDTAGLVYVTDYNAGLYIMEYTG from the coding sequence ATGACGAGAGACATCATGAAACCCGACCACGCCCGCAATATGCGCCTCGTGGGCCATTCGGACCAGGGCGGCCGCAGGGACGGCATCCAGGTGATGGTCGAGGATGGATTCGCCTATATCGGCCATCTGTTCAGCCGGGGATTTTCGGTGGTCGACGTGCGCGATCCCGCCAATCCGAAGCCGGCGGGTTATGTTCAGGCGCCGGAAAACACCTGGAACGTGCATCTTCAGGCGGCTGACGGCCTGTTGCTCGTCATTCACGGCAAGGACGTTTTTGCCGACGCCGCTTTCGCCGACGAAGCGTCCTACTACAAGGCCGCTGCGGGCACCGCGCTCGGAACGGCCGAGCCGAAGAAGGGGCGGGACTGGGATGCGGGGCTCGCGGTCTACGATATCGCCACCGAGCCCGGCCGTCCCCGGCGTATCGGCTTCATGCCCGTGTCGGGCGGCATTCACCGCATCTGGTGGGTCGGTGGCAAGTGGGCCTATGTCTCCGCGCTCCTGGATGGCTATACCGATTTCATTTTCATGACGGTCGACATGTCGGATCCGGAAAATCCGAGGGAAGCGGGCCGCTACGCGCTGCCGGGCATGCACAAGGCGGGAGGCGAGACGCCGGCCTGGTCCCCGAACGCGAAATTCGGGCTTCACCATGCGATTGTCGATGGCGATATCGCCTGGGGCGCATGGCGCGATGCCGGCCTCGTGGTGATGGATGTCGCCGACCGTACGCAGCCCAGGCTCATCCGCCACACCAACTGGTCGCCGCCTTTTCAGGGCGGAACGCATAACTGCCTGCCGATCAGCGGGCGGGATCTGCTGGTGGTCGTCGACGAGGCAGTGCTCGACGATTTCGAGGACGGGCTGAAGAATATCTGGATCTTCGATGTCGCGAACCCGGAAAATCCGGTTCCGATCGCGACCATGCCGCCGCCCTCGGACCAGGATTATACCCACAAAGGCGCCCATTACGGCCCGCACAACGTCCACGAGAACAGGCCGGGAAGCTTCCAGAGTTCATCGCTGATCTTCTCGACCTGGCAGAATGCCGGCGTGCGCGTCTACGACATTTCGAACGCCTACCAGCCGAAGGAAGTTGGCGCGCTGGTGCCGCCGGCGCCCGAAGGCCTTATGGACAAAAGGCCGGGCAAGAAGCCGATCATCCAGTCCTGCGACATTTTCGTCGACACGGCGGGCCTGGTCTATGTGACCGACTACAATGCCGGTCTCTACATCATGGAATATACCGGCTGA